TACCTTCGTCATTTACTTCTTTAACAACACAGGTAACGGTAGCACCTTTCTCTACTTTATCAATAGCTCCAGCCATTGGATTATCTGCCAATTGTTTAATACCAAGGCTGATACGCTCTTTATCAACTTCAAGCGCCAATACTTTCACTTCAATTTTTTCGTCTTTCTTGAATTTACGTATTTCTTCTTCTGGATTACCTGACCAGCACACATCAGAAATATGGACAAGTCCATCAATACCGAATTCCAGACCAACAAACAATCCAAATTCAACCACGTTTTTCACTTCGCCTTCAACGACAGTACCTACAGGGTATTTGTTAGCGAATAATTCCCATGGATTTTCCTGAGTTTGTTTAATACCCAGGCTGATACGATGACGCTCAGGATCAATTTCAAGCACTTTTACAGAGACTTCTTCACCGATGCTCAGCAATTTGCGTGGATGAACATTGCTCTTGGTCCAGCTGATTTCAGACACGTGCACAAGGCCTTCAATACCCGCTTCCAGTTCAACAAATGCACCATAATCAGTGATATTGGTGACAATCCCTTTGCAGGTAGAATTTTTCGGATAACGCGCATCAATACCTTGCCAAGGATTACCTTCAAGCTGTTTCATGCCAAGCGAAATACGTTTGGTTTCTTTGTTAAATTTAATAACCTGTACTTTAATGGTTTGTCCGATAGAAAGCACTTCTGATGGATGGTTAATACGGTTCCATGAAATATCGGTAACGTGGAGCAATCCATCGATACTTCCCAGATCAATAAACGCACCATAATCGGTGATATTTTTAACGATACCATCAAGGATTTGATTCTCTTCAATTTCACCCAGAAGCTTGTTACGCTCCTCTTTGCGTGACTCTTCAAGTACAGCACGACGAGACACAACGATATTGCCCTCAGAACGGCTCATTTTAAGAATTTGGAACGGCTGTTCAATTCCCATAAGTGGTGAAATATTTTGAATAGGACGAATATCAACCTGGCTACCAGGCAAGAATGCAACAACGCCACCTAAATCAACCGTAAAGCCACCTTTTACACGTCCAAAAATGACGCCATTAACACTTTCTGCTGCTGCAAATAATTTATCCAGCCTTTCCCACGCCTCTTCGCGCAATGCTTTTTCACGACTAACAACAGTACCACCTTTGCGGCTATCGATATGCTCAAGGAAAACATCAATATCATCGCCCACTTTAAGTTCAGAAAGAGTAGAACCAAATTCTTTAAGAGGCACCTGCGCTTCGGATTTCAATCCGACATCAATGAAGATAACTTTATTGTCTATCGCAACAACGCGACCTTTAACAACCTCGCCTTCTTTGCTTTCTGTTATAAAGCTCTGCTCTAATAATTCTGCAAAATTTTCTGATGATCCAAAATCTTGGGCTTTTGACACTGCCATGCAACACTACTCCGACATTTAGGATGAACATCCTAAACCACTAAAAAGTTAAAACAACAAAGATGGGTAGCATGAATATAACTGCCCATCCTCACACATACGCCTCTGGATTTTACAAGAATATTGCGGCGCTTAAGAAGCCTACCCTTTAAGAAATATTGCCCTGTAAGCTTGAATGAATTAAGGCAACTATTCGCTCAAAAACAGCATCTGCATCCAAGTCAGTTGTGTCGATTACAACCGCCCCTTGCGCCTTCGCCAACGGGGCTACTGCACGACCTTGGTCGCGCACATCCCGTTCTCGTAAATCCTGAAGAACACGTTCATATATAGCCGAATTGTCATTTTGATGCAACTCTTTATATCTTCTCATCGCCCGCGCTTCTAGCGATGCCGTCACAAATAGCTTTATATCACTGTTTGGGCAGACCACCGTGCCGATATCCCTACCATCTAAAATAGCACCAGCACCCGTATACGCAAATTCACGTTGATAAGCCAAAAGCGCAGCTCTTACTTCGGGGATCGCTGCAACTTTTGAAGCCATCTGCCCAACCTCTTCAGAACGCAACAAATGGGATCGTAAATCACTTTCTGTAATGAGTTTCGCTGCCTGTGTTATGTGTTGAACATGGTCAAACGAGACCCCCAGTTGAATAGCTTTAGCCGCAACCGCCCGGTATAAGGAACCCGTATCAAGATAACGTAAATCAAAGTATCGCGCCAAGCGCCTGGCTAAGGTTCCTTTGCCAGAGGCCGCAGGTCCATCGATAGCTACGACAAATGGTTGCCGTACAAAAGGGATTTTTTCCTGGCTCATGAGTCAACCTTATCAATTACAGCCCCCAAGGTCTGCATCAAATGAGTAAAACCAGGAAAACTGGTTTGAATCATTTCAGCTCCATCCACCGTCACTGGTTTTTGTGCAGCCATACCGCATACTAAGAATGACATAGCTATGCGATGGTCGTGATGCGTATTCACTTTTCCTCCCCCTTGCGGCGGTGTTCCGGTTCCTTCAACCACCAATGTATCGTCTTGTATAGCATGTGGAATCTGACACGCTTTCAACCCTTCAGCCACGGCAGTAAGACGGTCGCTTTCTTTGACCCTTAATTCGTGGAGGCCTTTCATGATCGTTCTGCCGTTAGCAAAAGCCGCTGCAATACTAAGAATGGGGTATTCATCAATCATCGATGGGGCTCGTTCAGCTGGAACCTCAATCGCTTTAAGCTGGCTGTAACGAACACGGATATCTGCCACATCTTCCCCGGCCTCTTCTCGTTGATTAAGCCAGGTAATATCTGCACCCATTTCCTGAAGTGAGATGAATAATCCAGTTCGAAGTGGATTCATACCGACACCTTGAATGGTTACATCTGATCCAGGTATGATAAGTGCTGCCACGATGATAAAAGCCGCCGACGAAGGATCACCGGGGACCCTAATACGCTGAGGTTTAAGTTCCGGCTGACCATGAATGGAAATAATCCGTCCTGAACTTGGCTTATGGTCTTCTACGGTCATATCGGCACCAAAGAAACGCATCATTTTTTCTGTATGATCACGGGTTAAAATCGGCTCTATAACGGAAGTAGTGCCAGGAATATTCAGCGCCGCCAGTAAAATAGCTGATTTAACCTGAGCTGATGCAACAGGTAATGTATATTCAATAGGGATAGGCTGAGCAGCCCCTTCCACCATCATTGGGAGCAATCCACCCGTTCTTGCATGAAAGACCGCACCCATTTTTGCCAAAGGCTCACTGACTCGCTTCATTGGACGTTTACGTAAACTAGCATCACCGGTAAAAAAAGTTTTAAATGGATAGGAAGATACCAAGCCCATTAATAGCCGAGCACCCGTACCGCTATTACCCAAATCCAATATATCATTTGGTTCACAAAGGCCGCCAACACCAACACCATCCACATGCCAGATACCATCATCATCGCGCTCAATAACCGCACCTAATTTTTTAAGGGCATCGCCTGTACGCAACACATCGTCGCCTTCGAGCAATCCTTCAATTGTCGAATGGCCAACAGCTTGCGATGCAAAAATAAGAGAGCGGTGGGAAATAGATTTGTCCCCAGGAACTTTCAACATGCCTTCCAGTTTTTTTCCTGGGCTAGAACGCAAATAACATAGTGTAGACAAGTCATGTTTGCTCATAACTCTTTCTCCGGATTTTTCTACATTGGGCTCATCGCCACTGCCGATTAAAACTGACTCAGTCTATTAATCAATGAGACGTTGCCATAATCCCTTAATAACAGAGGGTGCTTTCGCTTTAGAAGGCTGTTTTGCACGACCACCATGTTTTGGAATATTCTGCTCCTGACGTTTTGCAGCAGGCGCATTACGGCGTTTCCCTCTGGGGGCTGCCCTATGTTCAGAATGCCTGACAACAGGAACAAAATCCTCATGGTCATCCCCATCATTATCTGCCCCATCGATTGCCGCTTCTGCAATAGGTTCAGACCAGATACCTTGGGTCAATGGTTCTTTTGGTAATAATCGACTGCGATTCAATTTACGTCTTTCTAATCTAAAATCATCAACGCGGTTGGTATCAAACTCAAGGGTAATACGGCTTTGATATTCATCTTCCAGCATTCTGATTTCATAACGCTTGTTATTAAAAAGATAAAAACCAACCGTAGCGGGGACAAAACCGACAATTTCACACGCTTCACCTTTGGAAATTTCCGCCTTAACTGAACGCAGGAACATAGCCGCCACCGTAGATGGCGCCATAACCCGTCCATTACCTTTGCAATGTGGGCACGTAATGGTGTTCGTTTCAATAAAGCTCGGACGCAAACGCTGACGCGACATTTCAAGCAGACCAAATGAACTGATGCGTCCAATTTGGATACGCGCCCTATCCTGCTGTAAGGAATCACGCAATACACGCTCGACAGAGCGTCGATTTTTAGATTCCATCATATCAATGAAATCCACAACTATCAGTCCCGATTGATCACGCAGGCGTAATTGTCGTGCCACTTCCTGAGCAGCCTCAAGATTGGTTTTAAGCGCTGTCTCTTCAACATTCCGTTCAGACGTTGATTTACCTGAGTTTACGTCAATAGCCGTTAACGCTTCTGTCTGATTGATAACCAGATAACCGCCCGATGGTAATGGCGCGTTATTTTCAAAAAACGAATTCATCTGTTGTTCGATGTGATAACGCGTAAAAATAGGGACTTTACCTTTATACAGCTTCACCCGCGATAACGTTGAAGGCATAATAATTCTAGCAAACTCATGCGCTGCTTTATAGGCTTCTTCACCTTCGATGAGAATTTCGTCAACATCATCATCACATAGATCACGGATAGCGCGTTTGATCAAATCCCCTTCCGCATGGATGAAAGCAGGAGCAGATGACGAAATCGTATGCTCCACAATATTTTCCCACAGGCGCGACAAATATTCATAGTCTCGGCGCAATTCTTGTTCTGTTTTGCTGGCTCCGGCAGTCCTGATAATGATACTACCTTCTTCCTTAATATTCACGTTTTGCAGCACCGATTTTAAATAACGACGCTCTTCTGGATTAGATATCCGGCGCGAAACACCGCCTTGACGCGGACTGTTTGGCTTGAAAACACAACATCTGCCAGCCAACGAAATAAAGGTGGTTAATGTAGCTCCTTTATTGCCGCGCTCTTCTTTGAGAACCTGAACCAACACGACTTGATTGCGCTTTACGACTTCCTGAATTTTATAACGACGAAGAATTTGCGAACGCTTAAAAACAGCCCTACCGCCCTCTTCTTCACCTTCGCCATCATCACCAGAATCAGATTCACGAGCGCTTTCATCTTCAGCAATGGATTCTTCAGCATGATCGGCATGGTAATCATCACCAGCTGCTGGCGAATCAGACAGATTTTCAACACCAAGTGGCGGATGATTGTCATGCGAATCATCATCGTCATCAAATGAAGATGAGCCAATCGCTTCGCTCAGCAATTCCTCTTTATCCTCCACGGGAATTTGATAATAATTAGGATGTATTTCAGAAAAGGGAAGGAAGCCATGCTTATCTTCACCATATTCAACGAAAGCAGCCTGAAGTGATGGCTCAACCCGCGTTATTTTTCCAAGATATACATTTCCTTTTGACTGCTTTTTAGCAGCCGTCTCATAATCAAAATTCTCTATGCGGTTGTTATCGGCGATGACAACCCTGGTTTCATTAGGATAGATAGCATCAACAAGAATTCGTTTTGCCATAAGTTATCTCCATAGCTGGAAAATCTGCCGGAAAACATCAGATGTCCTCCACCAGCAAGCAGCCATCTGGCAAACGCTACAGGGCCAACTCTTTTACCGCACTCTATAACCGACGTGTGTTTATTCACAGACATATGCGCTACTTTTGTTGTCACTGTGTCCGGCACCTGAAATCGCACCAAATCACACTGCTTTAAATTTTTAGACCAATGCCACACATTGCTGCATGGCTCCCTAAGCACCTTCTAAAACTGGATATAACACGCCGTCTTCATTACGAAAAAGACTAACGCCAGCTTCAAAAGACACCTTTAATTTGTTTCAACGTTGTATTCAGCGTTAAATAAAGGTATATATACCCTTCGTTTTCAACTTCAAGGGTATAGCCCTCGCATTGTACCGGTTTATGGCCTCACAAACAAACATTATTTTTGGTTGTATGAAAAAACCTGATATATCACTATCATTATCCATATTGTTCAATAGGTTAAGCTTTAACTCATTCCGCGCAATTAGCCTGCTTATTTTGCTGTGTTCATTCCTCATTTTTCCACAATGGGCACAGGCAGATTTACTTCGTTACCAATGGGATACTTCTCGACCATCAACGCTCACTTTCAGTTTTTCAGAACGCGTCGATTTCCACGTTTTTTCATTAACGAATCCCAATCGCATTGTTATCGATGTTAAAGGTGCTACCTGGCCTGCATCACTTGCCGTGGACCAACCGAATCCTTCTTTTGTCCAATCCATCCGGTATCGCAATAAAAACGATCATGAGTCAAGAATCGTCCTCGACGTGAATACGCCTAATCTTTCCTGGACCCTTTCCAATAAAAATAATACATCCACGGAGCCGTTTGTAATTTCAATGACTATCAAGGGTAAAGAGTTAGAAGCAACCACGACTAAACATTCTCAATCCGGCAATGCAATACCATCTCCTCAACAGGAGAGCCAACCCAAAAAGAAAAATCCTCCAGTTGAGTATGATGGGAATATCAAAGAGGATCCTTCTTTATATATCCCTATCCCGGCCAACCCTTATGAGGAACTTGATGCACGTTCATCATCTGCGCCCCCTCCTCCCAAAGATGCAGTCCGCGCTGTTTTTTCTTCGCAACACCATATCCCACTCCCTGTTTTAAAGAATGCGGTAACAGAATCAGCCTCTAACCATTCATCATCAAGCGGACATTTTATACCCATACCTGCCTTAAAACCTGTAGCACCGTTACGAGTAGGAAGGGCACGCGCCCCTTATAAACCAGTTATTGTGATCGATCCTGGGCATGGAGGCAAAGATCCTGGCGCACAGGGACGGAGTAAATCCTGGGAAAAGAATTTAACACTTACTTATGGTTTAAGCCTAAAAAAGGCACTGGAAAAAACCGGAAAATATCGCGTGGTGATGACCCGAAGTACTGACGTGTTTGTCACACTTGGCGATAGGGTTGCTATTGCGCATAAGGAACATGGCGATCTTTTCATAGCCCTTCATGCCGATTCTCATAATGATCCCCTTACTCATGGGCTTTCCGTTTACACCCTTTCGGAAAATGCTTCCGACCAGGAAGCCGCACGTCTTGCAAACAAGGCAAATAAGGATGATGCGATTTCTGGACTGGATCTTCCCGACCAAAATGAAGATGCAACCGACATATTGATCGATTTAATTCAACGTGACACCCAGAATAATTCTATCCATTTTGCCGAATTGATTACATCAGAGCTGAGCAAGCATATCAGCTTATTACGTAATGCCAATCGATCGGCCGGCTTCAGAGTCCTCAAAGCTCCTGATATTCCTTCGGTTCTCAT
This portion of the Alphaproteobacteria bacterium genome encodes:
- a CDS encoding 30S ribosomal protein S1 encodes the protein MAVSKAQDFGSSENFAELLEQSFITESKEGEVVKGRVVAIDNKVIFIDVGLKSEAQVPLKEFGSTLSELKVGDDIDVFLEHIDSRKGGTVVSREKALREEAWERLDKLFAAAESVNGVIFGRVKGGFTVDLGGVVAFLPGSQVDIRPIQNISPLMGIEQPFQILKMSRSEGNIVVSRRAVLEESRKEERNKLLGEIEENQILDGIVKNITDYGAFIDLGSIDGLLHVTDISWNRINHPSEVLSIGQTIKVQVIKFNKETKRISLGMKQLEGNPWQGIDARYPKNSTCKGIVTNITDYGAFVELEAGIEGLVHVSEISWTKSNVHPRKLLSIGEEVSVKVLEIDPERHRISLGIKQTQENPWELFANKYPVGTVVEGEVKNVVEFGLFVGLEFGIDGLVHISDVCWSGNPEEEIRKFKKDEKIEVKVLALEVDKERISLGIKQLADNPMAGAIDKVEKGATVTCVVKEVNDEGIEVQISEGVSAFIKKVDLSRDRVDQRPERFAVGDRVDAKVTSIDKNNFKIGVSIKALEMDEHKKAIAEYGSTDSGASLGEILGAALVKSKEKKKSAAGADDASAEA
- a CDS encoding (d)CMP kinase, which produces MSQEKIPFVRQPFVVAIDGPAASGKGTLARRLARYFDLRYLDTGSLYRAVAAKAIQLGVSFDHVQHITQAAKLITESDLRSHLLRSEEVGQMASKVAAIPEVRAALLAYQREFAYTGAGAILDGRDIGTVVCPNSDIKLFVTASLEARAMRRYKELHQNDNSAIYERVLQDLRERDVRDQGRAVAPLAKAQGAVVIDTTDLDADAVFERIVALIHSSLQGNIS
- the aroA gene encoding 3-phosphoshikimate 1-carboxyvinyltransferase encodes the protein MSKHDLSTLCYLRSSPGKKLEGMLKVPGDKSISHRSLIFASQAVGHSTIEGLLEGDDVLRTGDALKKLGAVIERDDDGIWHVDGVGVGGLCEPNDILDLGNSGTGARLLMGLVSSYPFKTFFTGDASLRKRPMKRVSEPLAKMGAVFHARTGGLLPMMVEGAAQPIPIEYTLPVASAQVKSAILLAALNIPGTTSVIEPILTRDHTEKMMRFFGADMTVEDHKPSSGRIISIHGQPELKPQRIRVPGDPSSAAFIIVAALIIPGSDVTIQGVGMNPLRTGLFISLQEMGADITWLNQREEAGEDVADIRVRYSQLKAIEVPAERAPSMIDEYPILSIAAAFANGRTIMKGLHELRVKESDRLTAVAEGLKACQIPHAIQDDTLVVEGTGTPPQGGGKVNTHHDHRIAMSFLVCGMAAQKPVTVDGAEMIQTSFPGFTHLMQTLGAVIDKVDS
- a CDS encoding Rne/Rng family ribonuclease encodes the protein MAKRILVDAIYPNETRVVIADNNRIENFDYETAAKKQSKGNVYLGKITRVEPSLQAAFVEYGEDKHGFLPFSEIHPNYYQIPVEDKEELLSEAIGSSSFDDDDDSHDNHPPLGVENLSDSPAAGDDYHADHAEESIAEDESARESDSGDDGEGEEEGGRAVFKRSQILRRYKIQEVVKRNQVVLVQVLKEERGNKGATLTTFISLAGRCCVFKPNSPRQGGVSRRISNPEERRYLKSVLQNVNIKEEGSIIIRTAGASKTEQELRRDYEYLSRLWENIVEHTISSSAPAFIHAEGDLIKRAIRDLCDDDVDEILIEGEEAYKAAHEFARIIMPSTLSRVKLYKGKVPIFTRYHIEQQMNSFFENNAPLPSGGYLVINQTEALTAIDVNSGKSTSERNVEETALKTNLEAAQEVARQLRLRDQSGLIVVDFIDMMESKNRRSVERVLRDSLQQDRARIQIGRISSFGLLEMSRQRLRPSFIETNTITCPHCKGNGRVMAPSTVAAMFLRSVKAEISKGEACEIVGFVPATVGFYLFNNKRYEIRMLEDEYQSRITLEFDTNRVDDFRLERRKLNRSRLLPKEPLTQGIWSEPIAEAAIDGADNDGDDHEDFVPVVRHSEHRAAPRGKRRNAPAAKRQEQNIPKHGGRAKQPSKAKAPSVIKGLWQRLID
- a CDS encoding N-acetylmuramoyl-L-alanine amidase, whose protein sequence is MKKPDISLSLSILFNRLSFNSFRAISLLILLCSFLIFPQWAQADLLRYQWDTSRPSTLTFSFSERVDFHVFSLTNPNRIVIDVKGATWPASLAVDQPNPSFVQSIRYRNKNDHESRIVLDVNTPNLSWTLSNKNNTSTEPFVISMTIKGKELEATTTKHSQSGNAIPSPQQESQPKKKNPPVEYDGNIKEDPSLYIPIPANPYEELDARSSSAPPPPKDAVRAVFSSQHHIPLPVLKNAVTESASNHSSSSGHFIPIPALKPVAPLRVGRARAPYKPVIVIDPGHGGKDPGAQGRSKSWEKNLTLTYGLSLKKALEKTGKYRVVMTRSTDVFVTLGDRVAIAHKEHGDLFIALHADSHNDPLTHGLSVYTLSENASDQEAARLANKANKDDAISGLDLPDQNEDATDILIDLIQRDTQNNSIHFAELITSELSKHISLLRNANRSAGFRVLKAPDIPSVLIEMGYLSNRNEEMLLKTAKYRSLFIDSLTTAINKYFAEEREKQ